A single window of Diachasmimorpha longicaudata isolate KC_UGA_2023 chromosome 12, iyDiaLong2, whole genome shotgun sequence DNA harbors:
- the LOC135168011 gene encoding ragulator complex protein LAMTOR1 — translation MGCCCSLFQRDSGPQGSEVNERTHLLVDPVSNNTNIPRVHSDDYVNQYASSVPKKTDEQSALTRILHETAANVIDVGALDSHNLEQHEYMDRSRAYAKRIESGGVKVPQTNPCLLKDVPAPEKLLSADPIASEDHELITNMLRNAVIALNDVKVEHKEDLVVPFLT, via the exons ATGGGATGCTGCTGTAGTTTATTCCAGAGAGACAGTGGGCCTCAG gGCTCAGAAGTTAATGAGAGGACACATTTGTTGGTTGATCCCGTCAGCAATAATACAAACATACCCAGAGTTCATAG tGATGATTATGTCAATCAGTATGCGAGTTCAGTACCAAAGAAAACAGATGAGCAAAGCGCCCTGACTAGGATTCTTCATGAAACAGCAGC AAATGTTATTGATGTCGGAGCCCTTGATTCTCACAATTTGGAGCAACACGAGTACATGGACAGATCGCGAGCGTATGCCAAGAGAATAGAATCAGGTGGTGTCAAGGTTCCACAGACGAATCCCTGCTTGTTGAAGGATGTTCCAGCCCCTGAAAAACTTCTTTCCGCTGATCCTATTGCCTCAGAAGATCATGAACTG ATTACTAATATGCTCAGAAATGCAGTGATTGCGTTGAATGACGTCAAAGTAGAGCATAAAGAGGATCTGGTGGTGCCTTTTCTCACGTGA